A genome region from Brooklawnia propionicigenes includes the following:
- a CDS encoding cell division protein SepF has translation MAQTIRKAAAWLGLVRDEEDERYGDDVEQFSEPIYGYERSEEVSAVTPINRRPAQQDHYRDAADVETRVSDPVKADLGRIITVHPRAFNEARTIGEHFRDGVPVIMNLTDMEDADARRLIDFGAGLIFGLRGTIERVTSKVFLLSPNNVNVTAEDKERIKGGFYNQS, from the coding sequence ATGGCGCAGACGATTCGGAAAGCGGCGGCGTGGCTCGGATTGGTCCGGGATGAGGAGGACGAGCGCTACGGCGACGACGTCGAGCAGTTCAGCGAACCGATCTATGGCTACGAGCGCAGCGAGGAGGTATCGGCCGTGACACCCATCAACCGCCGCCCGGCGCAGCAGGACCACTACCGTGATGCCGCAGATGTCGAAACTCGCGTTTCCGATCCGGTCAAGGCCGACCTCGGCCGCATCATCACCGTCCATCCGCGGGCCTTCAACGAGGCTCGGACGATCGGTGAGCACTTCCGCGACGGCGTGCCCGTGATCATGAACCTGACCGACATGGAGGACGCCGACGCGCGGCGTCTCATCGACTTCGGGGCTGGGCTGATCTTTGGACTTCGTGGCACGATTGAACGTGTAACGAGTAAGGTCTTCCTGCTCTCGCCGAACAATGTCAACGTGACCGCCGAAGATAAGGAACGCATCAAGGGCGGTTTCTACAACCAGAGTTGA
- a CDS encoding ANTAR domain-containing response regulator, producing the protein MSDSKKASAAKHPRVLVAEDEALIRFDLVELLNDEGYEVVGQAGDGEKAVELARELEPDLVVMDVKMPKMDGIAAAEIIASERIAPVVMLTAFSQRDLVEQAREAGAMAYVVKPFDASDVVPAIEIAMARFAEIRALDDEIEDLEERLASRKIVDQAKGLLQESLGLTEPEAFRWIQKTAMDLRKSMREVAEGVIDHAKASRS; encoded by the coding sequence GTGAGTGACAGCAAGAAGGCAAGTGCGGCCAAGCATCCGCGCGTGCTGGTCGCCGAGGACGAGGCGTTGATCCGTTTCGATCTTGTCGAACTGCTCAATGACGAGGGGTACGAGGTCGTCGGACAGGCCGGAGACGGCGAGAAGGCAGTTGAACTGGCTCGTGAGCTCGAGCCGGATCTTGTGGTGATGGATGTCAAGATGCCGAAGATGGACGGCATCGCTGCGGCTGAAATCATCGCATCCGAGCGCATCGCGCCGGTGGTCATGCTGACGGCGTTCAGCCAGCGCGACCTGGTCGAGCAGGCCCGTGAAGCCGGCGCAATGGCCTATGTTGTGAAGCCGTTCGATGCTTCCGATGTGGTGCCGGCGATCGAGATCGCCATGGCGCGTTTCGCCGAGATCCGGGCGCTCGACGATGAGATCGAGGACCTCGAAGAGCGTCTTGCGTCCCGCAAGATCGTCGATCAGGCGAAGGGTCTGCTCCAGGAGAGCCTCGGCCTGACCGAGCCGGAGGCGTTCCGCTGGATCCAGAAGACAGCCATGGATCTTCGCAAGTCGATGCGCGAAGTGGCCGAAGGGGTCATCGACCACGCCAAAGCGAGCCGCTCGTAG
- a CDS encoding signal peptidase II: MAVMVPLLYALDQFTKHLAVDRLTVGQPVEVIPGLLWFSLHFNPGAAFSMGTQFTVVLSVLALGVLAGLLAFAAPRVRSWLAAVGIGWLIAGVAGNLTDRLFRDPGPFLGHVVDFIAIRGFAIFNVADMCITGAAILLIIWSFRSERR; the protein is encoded by the coding sequence ATGGCTGTTATGGTGCCGCTGCTGTATGCGCTCGATCAGTTCACCAAGCATCTGGCGGTCGACAGGCTGACCGTGGGCCAGCCTGTCGAGGTGATCCCCGGCCTGTTGTGGTTCTCGCTGCATTTCAATCCGGGCGCGGCGTTCAGCATGGGCACCCAGTTCACCGTCGTGCTCTCTGTGCTCGCCTTGGGTGTGCTCGCAGGGTTGCTGGCGTTCGCTGCACCCAGGGTACGCAGCTGGCTGGCCGCGGTGGGCATCGGCTGGCTGATAGCCGGTGTCGCGGGCAACCTCACCGATCGGCTCTTCCGCGATCCGGGTCCTTTTCTCGGTCACGTCGTCGACTTCATTGCCATACGCGGCTTCGCCATTTTCAATGTGGCCGATATGTGCATCACCGGTGCTGCGATCTTGTTGATCATCTGGTCGTTCCGCTCGGAGCGTCGCTGA
- the murG gene encoding undecaprenyldiphospho-muramoylpentapeptide beta-N-acetylglucosaminyltransferase — protein MVNVILAGGGTAGHTSPLIATAQAITAIAPDTQITCIGTARGLETRVVPEAGLDLELVPAVPLPRKINLDLFRVPGRLAGAVRQAKKILRAHDADVVCGFGGYASLPAYLAARRLKIPVVIHEQNALPGLANKIASRFAVAVLTSFPGTELKGARFEGLPVRRAITDLAEAGRTAAAASARQSFGLAPDLPVLLVSGGSQGARSLNDATVDAADRLLAAGIQVLHVWGPKNYHDGLTERVDQTTGARYVPVGYVDAMERAYAAADLMLARSGAGTVVEVATVGLPAIMVPLPIGNGEQARNAKPLVDASAAICIDDAELTADRLVSEVTALFAAPGKLAAMSAAAQKLMRPDAAARVAHVVLDAAQAGER, from the coding sequence ATGGTGAACGTCATTCTGGCCGGCGGTGGTACCGCGGGCCACACGTCACCGCTGATCGCGACCGCGCAGGCCATCACAGCGATAGCACCGGACACCCAGATCACCTGCATCGGCACGGCGCGTGGCCTGGAGACCCGCGTCGTCCCCGAAGCCGGACTCGATCTCGAACTGGTCCCGGCGGTTCCGCTGCCACGCAAGATCAACCTGGACCTGTTCAGGGTCCCGGGACGGCTGGCCGGGGCGGTTCGCCAGGCCAAGAAGATCCTGCGCGCACATGACGCCGATGTGGTCTGCGGGTTCGGTGGGTACGCATCGCTGCCCGCCTATCTGGCCGCCCGCCGCCTCAAGATTCCCGTGGTGATTCATGAGCAGAACGCGCTGCCGGGGCTGGCCAACAAGATCGCCAGCCGTTTCGCGGTGGCGGTGCTGACGTCGTTCCCCGGCACCGAGCTGAAGGGCGCACGCTTCGAGGGCCTGCCGGTGCGCCGGGCGATCACCGACCTGGCGGAGGCCGGACGCACCGCTGCGGCGGCTTCGGCCCGGCAGTCGTTCGGCCTGGCCCCCGATCTGCCGGTGTTGCTGGTCAGCGGGGGATCACAGGGGGCCCGTAGCCTGAACGATGCCACCGTGGACGCCGCCGACCGGCTGCTCGCCGCGGGCATCCAGGTGCTGCATGTGTGGGGCCCGAAGAACTACCATGACGGATTGACCGAACGTGTCGACCAGACCACCGGTGCTCGTTACGTTCCGGTCGGCTATGTGGACGCCATGGAGCGTGCCTACGCGGCCGCCGATCTGATGCTGGCCCGCTCGGGTGCCGGCACCGTGGTCGAGGTCGCCACCGTCGGATTACCTGCCATCATGGTGCCGCTGCCCATCGGCAACGGCGAGCAGGCCCGAAACGCCAAACCGCTGGTGGACGCTTCGGCAGCCATCTGCATCGACGACGCCGAGCTGACCGCCGACCGGCTGGTCAGCGAAGTCACGGCGCTGTTCGCGGCACCCGGCAAGCTCGCGGCGATGTCGGCCGCAGCCCAGAAACTCATGCGTCCTGATGCGGCGGCCAGAGTCGCCCATGTGGTCCTCGACGCCGCACAGGCAGGAGAACGGTGA
- a CDS encoding polyphenol oxidase family protein — protein MFAEFIDPAGNGGVGVAFTDRLGGVSEGALGRLNLGRSDLDEIDHLRTNMSRVRQAAGITPIVAVHQIHGTAVHLADDDGRDWSSDGWIGNGAPGVARLPVADAIVSTTPGLAVMIRVADCVPVILADPARRIVAGAHAGRVGLLEGVLPAAVAAMGDAGARRITAWIGPHICGDCYEVPAQMAADAAERIPECAAVTSWGSPAIDLGAGAEAQLEHLGVEVHRADPCTLTSTSLFSHRGDGPGAGRQIGLVWLAE, from the coding sequence GTGTTCGCCGAGTTCATCGACCCCGCCGGCAACGGTGGAGTAGGCGTCGCATTCACCGATCGGCTGGGTGGCGTGTCCGAGGGTGCGCTGGGCCGCCTCAATCTCGGACGCAGCGACCTGGACGAGATCGACCATCTGCGCACGAATATGAGCCGGGTGCGACAGGCCGCCGGGATCACCCCGATCGTGGCCGTTCACCAGATCCACGGCACCGCCGTGCATCTGGCAGACGATGACGGACGCGATTGGTCGTCCGACGGCTGGATCGGCAACGGCGCGCCAGGTGTGGCGCGGCTGCCGGTGGCGGACGCCATCGTGTCCACCACGCCGGGATTGGCGGTGATGATCCGGGTCGCCGACTGTGTTCCGGTGATCCTGGCCGATCCGGCCCGGCGCATCGTCGCCGGGGCCCATGCCGGGCGCGTGGGCCTGCTCGAGGGTGTGCTGCCTGCAGCGGTCGCAGCGATGGGCGATGCGGGCGCTCGCCGGATCACGGCGTGGATCGGCCCGCACATCTGCGGCGACTGCTACGAAGTGCCTGCTCAGATGGCTGCTGATGCTGCCGAACGGATTCCCGAGTGTGCAGCGGTCACGAGCTGGGGGAGTCCGGCCATTGATCTGGGCGCCGGTGCCGAGGCACAACTCGAACATCTGGGGGTGGAGGTTCATCGCGCGGATCCGTGCACGCTGACCAGCACGAGCCTGTTCTCCCACCGCGGTGACGGTCCCGGTGCCGGCCGCCAGATCGGTCTGGTCTGGCTCGCTGAATAG
- a CDS encoding cell division protein FtsQ/DivIB: protein MTANGTSGRTDLGPRLDLRRKTQQRARRKRAIIIGAALVVLAVLAWVALFSSALATREVTVTGTQLTTTDEIVQTARVPLGTPLTRIPADAIRQRLLALPEVADVVLHRNWPHELGIEVIERTMVYQRINAGSYQWVDASGKIFHTASEPVEGVVADTAGDEQRMLADVATVVSALPADVVAQTTQVTASTIDHIVIELADGRQIVWGNASLSDEKAALLPVLLAQPGTVFDVSAPGHPAIR from the coding sequence ATGACGGCCAACGGGACCAGCGGACGCACCGACCTGGGGCCTCGGCTCGACCTGCGCCGCAAGACCCAGCAGCGCGCCCGGCGCAAGCGGGCCATCATCATCGGCGCCGCATTGGTGGTCCTCGCGGTGCTGGCCTGGGTGGCGCTCTTCTCGTCCGCCCTGGCCACCCGTGAGGTCACCGTCACCGGTACCCAGCTGACCACCACCGACGAGATCGTCCAGACCGCGCGAGTGCCCCTCGGCACGCCGCTCACGCGCATCCCGGCCGACGCCATCCGCCAGCGGCTGCTGGCATTGCCCGAGGTGGCCGACGTGGTGTTGCACCGCAATTGGCCGCATGAATTGGGCATCGAGGTGATCGAACGCACGATGGTTTATCAGCGCATCAATGCGGGCAGCTATCAATGGGTGGATGCTAGCGGGAAGATTTTCCACACCGCATCGGAGCCTGTCGAGGGCGTGGTCGCCGATACCGCCGGTGACGAACAGCGGATGCTGGCCGACGTCGCCACCGTGGTCTCGGCGCTGCCCGCCGATGTGGTCGCGCAGACCACCCAGGTGACGGCCTCCACCATCGACCACATCGTGATCGAGCTGGCCGACGGACGGCAGATCGTCTGGGGCAACGCCAGCCTCTCGGACGAGAAGGCGGCCCTGCTGCCGGTGCTGCTGGCCCAGCCGGGCACGGTTTTCGATGTATCGGCGCCCGGGCATCCGGCAATCCGCTGA
- a CDS encoding DivIVA domain-containing protein, whose amino-acid sequence MTLSLDEVRNIRFPMARKPSEDGYRASAVDNFMDKLEISYAQLTEELEQLRAGGSGGEAASSEADDALRNELKNAQAASSRLAGELDALRNEHASLQTASSQLHQENERLSSEVAQLRGQLDELRASSDLSKTGGEQLRAENENLHRQLEELRGQLNNSQQELAAAQQRAEAAQQAPAPAPRQVLDGSDGDVRQIRVTTSSEASSAVVRLVELATEQAETLLADADAEAHRRITEAVGQAERTTAEARARAEQLDHESRSRADQLDRESKARAEQLDTETRQQADRILGEARGRADRLDAEVRERRAELFTGLENDRDVLVDRVNQLRDYEENYRRTFNGFLQSQIDQLGQTSISPSQRPDTDAMYGLGQPHVSTPRLDALVDESRQELN is encoded by the coding sequence ATGACTCTGTCCCTCGATGAGGTCCGCAATATTCGCTTCCCGATGGCGCGTAAGCCAAGCGAGGACGGATATCGGGCCAGCGCGGTAGACAACTTCATGGACAAGCTGGAAATCAGTTATGCCCAGCTGACCGAGGAACTGGAGCAGTTACGTGCCGGTGGCTCTGGTGGCGAGGCTGCCTCCAGTGAAGCTGATGATGCCCTGCGCAACGAGTTGAAGAACGCGCAAGCCGCGTCCAGCCGCCTGGCTGGCGAGTTGGATGCCCTGCGCAACGAGCACGCTTCGCTGCAAACGGCGAGCAGCCAGCTTCACCAGGAGAACGAGCGGCTGAGCAGTGAGGTCGCTCAGCTGCGCGGACAGCTGGACGAGCTGCGGGCCAGCAGCGACCTGTCGAAGACCGGCGGCGAGCAGTTGCGCGCCGAGAACGAGAACCTGCACCGTCAGCTCGAGGAACTGCGTGGCCAGCTGAACAACAGCCAGCAGGAATTGGCGGCGGCCCAGCAGCGCGCGGAGGCCGCCCAGCAGGCGCCGGCCCCGGCGCCGCGGCAGGTGCTGGACGGCTCCGACGGCGATGTCCGCCAGATTCGGGTCACCACGAGTTCCGAGGCCAGCTCGGCGGTTGTCCGGTTGGTCGAACTGGCCACCGAGCAGGCCGAGACCCTGCTGGCCGACGCCGATGCCGAGGCTCACCGCCGGATCACCGAGGCTGTGGGTCAGGCCGAGCGCACCACCGCCGAAGCCCGGGCCCGCGCCGAGCAACTCGATCACGAGTCGCGTTCGCGCGCCGATCAGCTGGACCGTGAGTCCAAGGCGCGCGCCGAGCAGCTGGACACCGAGACCCGCCAGCAGGCAGACCGCATTCTGGGTGAGGCCCGCGGACGCGCCGACCGGCTGGACGCCGAGGTTCGCGAGCGCCGTGCCGAGCTGTTCACCGGTTTGGAGAACGATCGCGACGTCTTGGTTGATCGTGTCAATCAGCTGCGCGACTACGAGGAGAATTACCGTCGCACCTTCAACGGATTCCTCCAGTCGCAGATCGACCAGCTGGGCCAGACATCGATCAGCCCGAGTCAGCGTCCCGACACCGATGCGATGTACGGGTTGGGTCAGCCGCATGTCTCGACCCCGCGGCTGGACGCCCTGGTCGATGAGAGCCGCCAAGAACTGAACTGA
- a CDS encoding TraR/DksA family transcriptional regulator, which translates to MATTKPDEAVLTALPVLDGEDPWTAEEVAAVRAELIEERDRLRAAVAHAQAELAELMTEGSDGAGRDPADVGSSNFERDQELSLHNNQRNMLDQTEQAVKALEAGTYGYCENCGKPIGKARLEAFPRATMCVTCKQRQERR; encoded by the coding sequence ATGGCAACCACCAAACCTGACGAGGCGGTGCTTACCGCTCTGCCGGTTCTCGATGGCGAGGATCCCTGGACCGCCGAAGAGGTGGCTGCGGTTCGTGCGGAGCTGATCGAGGAACGTGACCGGCTGCGGGCCGCTGTCGCCCATGCCCAGGCCGAGTTGGCCGAGTTGATGACCGAGGGCAGCGACGGGGCCGGCCGCGATCCGGCCGATGTCGGCTCGTCCAATTTCGAACGCGACCAGGAGCTGTCGCTGCACAACAATCAGCGGAACATGCTCGACCAGACCGAGCAGGCCGTCAAGGCACTCGAGGCCGGCACCTACGGGTACTGCGAGAACTGCGGCAAGCCGATCGGCAAAGCCCGGCTGGAGGCCTTCCCGCGCGCCACGATGTGCGTGACCTGCAAGCAGCGCCAGGAGAGGCGATAG
- the pyk gene encoding pyruvate kinase, with translation MRRAKIVCTLGPATSTQERMEELITAGLDVARFNMSHGDHAEHKKRLDETRAAAQAVGKTVGLLADLQGPKIRLGNFVEGKVNLTYGQEFTITTDDIDGDAHRASTTFKGLPGDVKPGDTILIDDGRVGLEAVSVTDNDVVTKVTVAGPVSNHKGINLPGVAVNVPALSDKDEADLRWALQNGFDMIALSFVRRADDINRVHEIMDEEGVRLPVIAKIEKPQAVENLNEIVDAFDGFMVARGDLGVELPLEEVPLVQKRIIRKARKWAKPVIVATQMLDSMISAPRPTRAETSDVANAVLDGADAVMLSGETSVGAYPVETVLTMARIVENTERHGIKEISKIKWDPHTTGGVIAMSAAQAAQQLGAKYMVAFTQSGDTARRMSRLRAEIPLVVFTPEEKTAHWLTLCWGAQVFTTPSYPSNEDMVVAVNEIMQDLGLAKVGDPVVIVFGSPIGVIGKTNTLRVHRIKERD, from the coding sequence GTGCGTAGAGCAAAGATCGTGTGTACGCTCGGGCCGGCGACGTCGACCCAGGAGCGGATGGAAGAGCTGATCACAGCGGGTTTGGACGTAGCCCGTTTCAACATGAGCCACGGCGACCATGCCGAGCACAAGAAGCGTTTGGACGAGACCCGCGCTGCGGCGCAGGCGGTGGGCAAGACGGTCGGCCTGTTGGCCGATCTGCAGGGTCCGAAGATCCGCCTGGGCAACTTCGTGGAAGGCAAGGTGAACCTGACCTACGGCCAGGAATTCACCATCACAACCGACGATATCGACGGGGACGCCCATCGGGCATCCACCACCTTCAAGGGCCTGCCCGGTGACGTCAAGCCGGGCGATACGATCTTGATCGATGACGGACGCGTCGGCCTGGAGGCCGTTTCAGTCACCGACAATGACGTTGTCACGAAGGTCACGGTCGCGGGCCCGGTCAGCAACCACAAGGGCATCAATCTGCCCGGCGTTGCTGTCAATGTGCCCGCTCTGAGTGACAAGGATGAGGCCGATCTGCGCTGGGCGTTGCAGAACGGTTTCGACATGATCGCATTGTCATTCGTGCGCCGAGCCGATGACATCAACCGCGTGCACGAGATCATGGACGAGGAGGGCGTCCGCCTCCCGGTGATCGCCAAGATCGAGAAGCCGCAGGCGGTGGAGAACCTCAACGAAATCGTGGACGCCTTCGACGGCTTCATGGTGGCTCGCGGTGATCTGGGTGTCGAACTGCCGCTGGAAGAAGTTCCGCTGGTGCAGAAGCGGATCATCCGCAAGGCCCGCAAGTGGGCCAAGCCGGTGATCGTTGCGACCCAGATGCTTGATTCGATGATCAGTGCGCCACGCCCGACTCGCGCGGAGACTTCCGATGTCGCCAACGCGGTGCTGGACGGCGCGGACGCGGTCATGCTGTCGGGTGAGACCTCTGTTGGGGCCTACCCGGTCGAGACCGTCCTGACGATGGCCCGCATCGTGGAGAACACCGAACGACACGGCATCAAGGAGATCAGCAAGATCAAGTGGGATCCCCACACCACCGGTGGCGTGATCGCCATGTCTGCCGCCCAGGCTGCGCAGCAGTTGGGAGCGAAGTACATGGTGGCATTCACCCAGTCGGGTGATACCGCTCGCCGGATGTCCCGGCTCCGTGCCGAGATTCCGCTGGTGGTCTTCACCCCGGAGGAAAAGACGGCCCACTGGCTGACGTTGTGCTGGGGCGCCCAGGTCTTCACCACGCCGTCCTATCCGAGCAATGAGGACATGGTGGTCGCGGTCAACGAGATCATGCAGGACCTGGGCCTGGCGAAGGTCGGCGATCCTGTGGTGATCGTCTTCGGTTCACCGATCGGCGTGATCGGCAAGACGAATACCCTGCGGGTGCACCGCATCAAGGAACGCGACTGA
- a CDS encoding PaaI family thioesterase has product MTESEIAQFDVPDSPFDTKLGLEITERSAERVCGRAPVAGNTQPYGLWHGGASAVMVETLGSLGGAAHAGAGRRAVGTELNISHLRSARSGWVHGVATALYLGATSAVYQVELTDDDGRLLASGRLSCRILD; this is encoded by the coding sequence ATGACCGAATCCGAAATCGCCCAGTTCGACGTTCCCGACAGCCCCTTCGACACCAAGCTGGGGTTGGAGATCACCGAGCGCAGCGCCGAGCGGGTGTGCGGACGTGCTCCCGTGGCGGGCAATACGCAGCCCTACGGCCTGTGGCACGGTGGCGCGTCCGCAGTGATGGTGGAGACGCTGGGATCGCTGGGCGGGGCGGCGCATGCCGGTGCGGGCCGCCGCGCGGTCGGCACCGAACTGAACATCAGCCATCTGCGTAGCGCACGATCAGGCTGGGTGCACGGGGTGGCGACCGCTCTGTATCTCGGCGCCACCAGCGCCGTCTACCAGGTGGAACTCACCGACGACGACGGACGTCTGCTGGCCTCCGGCAGACTCAGCTGCCGGATCCTCGACTGA
- a CDS encoding RluA family pseudouridine synthase — MALLLVPDGLDDERIDVAAARMTGLSRSRIADLIDAGAVQLAGSVVTRASGRVHAGDLLEVDISEPVRQAKVVPVLADGLRIVHEDSELVVVDKPAGVAAHPSLGWTGPDVVSHLAAAGVQVSTSGAAERQGIVQRLDVGTSGLMVVAKSEHAYSVLKQAFRDRSVDKTYLALAQGHPDPFSGTIDAPIARHPGHDWKFAVIAGGRHSVTHYEAVEVLRAATLLEVHLETGRTHQIRVHLSAIGHPCVADPLYGADPVLAARLGLQRQWLHAVRLGFIHPGSGEYVTFSSEPSPDLLSALRLLRAES, encoded by the coding sequence ATGGCGCTGCTGCTGGTGCCCGATGGCCTGGACGATGAGCGCATCGATGTGGCCGCTGCCCGGATGACCGGGCTGAGCCGTTCGCGGATCGCTGACCTCATCGACGCGGGGGCCGTGCAGCTGGCCGGCTCGGTGGTCACCCGGGCATCGGGACGAGTGCATGCCGGGGATCTGCTGGAGGTCGACATCAGCGAGCCGGTGCGCCAGGCCAAGGTCGTTCCGGTGCTCGCCGACGGGCTGCGCATCGTTCACGAGGATTCCGAACTGGTCGTCGTCGACAAGCCGGCCGGGGTCGCTGCTCACCCGTCGCTGGGCTGGACCGGGCCCGACGTGGTCTCTCATCTGGCCGCCGCCGGAGTCCAGGTGTCCACCTCGGGGGCGGCTGAGCGCCAAGGCATCGTCCAACGCCTCGATGTCGGCACCTCGGGGCTGATGGTCGTGGCTAAGAGTGAGCACGCGTATTCGGTGCTCAAGCAAGCCTTCCGTGACCGCAGCGTCGACAAGACTTATCTGGCGTTGGCCCAGGGCCACCCCGATCCGTTCAGCGGAACCATCGACGCCCCGATCGCACGGCACCCGGGCCATGACTGGAAGTTCGCGGTAATCGCCGGGGGGCGGCATTCGGTCACCCATTACGAGGCGGTGGAAGTGCTGCGCGCGGCGACCCTGCTCGAGGTGCACCTGGAGACCGGCCGCACCCATCAGATCCGGGTGCATCTGTCGGCGATCGGCCATCCGTGTGTCGCAGACCCGCTCTATGGCGCCGACCCGGTGCTGGCTGCCCGCCTCGGCTTGCAGCGGCAGTGGTTGCACGCCGTGCGGCTCGGTTTCATTCATCCGGGTAGCGGCGAGTACGTGACCTTCAGTTCCGAACCGAGTCCTGATCTGCTCTCCGCGCTTCGGCTGCTGCGCGCCGAGTCGTGA
- a CDS encoding YggT family protein → MQTAGWLLYMLLQVYIWLLLARMIISWIPMFAPRWRPRGILASLFEIIYTLTDPPIRALRKIIPPLNLGGVSLDIAFMAVFIGVYVLQRVIVQVFF, encoded by the coding sequence ATGCAGACTGCCGGCTGGCTCTTGTACATGCTGCTCCAGGTCTACATCTGGCTGCTGCTCGCGCGAATGATCATCAGCTGGATTCCGATGTTCGCTCCGCGCTGGCGTCCCCGAGGTATCCTCGCTTCGCTGTTCGAGATCATCTATACGTTGACCGATCCTCCTATCCGCGCGCTGCGCAAGATCATCCCCCCGCTCAATCTCGGCGGCGTAAGTCTCGACATAGCCTTTATGGCAGTTTTCATCGGCGTCTACGTGCTACAGCGCGTGATCGTCCAGGTTTTCTTCTGA
- the murC gene encoding UDP-N-acetylmuramate--L-alanine ligase: MMLRQIIEVLPAAEAGAIHFIAIGGAGMSGIAEVYNELGMPVSGCDRSDSPVLHQLSELGIATAVGHDVAHLNGIDTVVVSSAIRQNNSEVVAAKAAGLRLWHRSAALAALMIGRRGVSVAGTHGKTTTSAMTATMLAHAGADPSYVIGSPLAATGRSAHLGSGDVLVIEADESDGSFLQYPTEIAVITNIEADHLDNWGTAKAYHEGFRDFAHGPTVRSVVINADDPGSRDLASELRKAGVVKVITYGEAADADYRLSDLRFKDTASSARLHAEGRTHQLDLQVPGRFNLANAAAAFAVGRLLGIDAADLLAAAAQFTGTLRRFQLIASQPLSDDPDAAPVRIYDDYAHHPTELRASLGAALRARGSGRLVACFQPHLYSRTRDFAEEFGRALCLADIAIVTDVYGAREEPMPGVSGALIANAAKAHAGSTTEVHYVPDKAELPRVLADLVRPGDLVMTLGAGDVTLVGPLLVDQLKKRVSRG, from the coding sequence GTGATGTTGCGCCAGATCATTGAGGTGTTGCCCGCAGCCGAGGCGGGGGCGATCCATTTCATCGCCATCGGCGGTGCCGGCATGAGCGGAATCGCCGAGGTGTACAACGAGCTAGGCATGCCGGTCTCCGGCTGTGACCGCTCCGACTCGCCGGTCCTGCATCAGCTTTCGGAGCTCGGCATCGCGACCGCGGTCGGCCACGACGTTGCTCACCTGAACGGCATCGACACGGTGGTGGTCTCCTCGGCCATCCGCCAGAACAACTCCGAAGTGGTCGCCGCCAAAGCGGCCGGACTGCGCCTGTGGCACCGCAGCGCCGCGCTGGCGGCACTGATGATCGGACGCCGCGGGGTATCGGTCGCGGGCACCCACGGCAAGACCACCACCAGCGCCATGACGGCCACGATGCTCGCTCACGCCGGGGCCGATCCGAGCTACGTCATCGGTTCGCCGCTGGCCGCGACCGGCCGCAGCGCCCACCTCGGTTCCGGCGACGTGCTGGTGATCGAGGCCGACGAATCCGACGGCAGTTTCTTGCAGTACCCCACCGAGATCGCCGTCATCACCAACATCGAGGCAGATCATCTCGACAACTGGGGCACCGCCAAGGCCTACCACGAAGGATTCCGCGATTTCGCGCACGGCCCGACCGTGCGCTCGGTGGTCATCAACGCCGATGACCCGGGGTCGCGCGATCTGGCGTCCGAGTTGCGCAAGGCCGGGGTGGTGAAGGTGATCACCTACGGTGAGGCGGCCGACGCCGACTACCGGCTGTCCGATCTGCGTTTCAAGGACACCGCCTCGTCGGCTCGGCTGCACGCCGAGGGACGGACCCACCAACTCGATCTTCAGGTGCCGGGACGCTTCAACCTGGCCAACGCTGCCGCGGCCTTCGCGGTCGGACGCCTGCTCGGAATCGACGCCGCCGATCTGCTGGCCGCCGCTGCGCAGTTCACCGGCACGCTGCGCCGCTTCCAGCTGATCGCCAGCCAGCCGCTGAGCGATGACCCGGACGCCGCGCCGGTGCGCATCTACGACGACTATGCCCACCATCCGACCGAACTACGTGCCTCGCTGGGGGCCGCGCTCCGGGCCCGGGGCTCCGGACGCCTGGTCGCCTGCTTCCAGCCACATCTGTACAGCCGTACCCGCGATTTCGCCGAGGAGTTCGGCCGGGCGCTTTGCCTGGCCGATATCGCGATCGTCACCGACGTCTACGGCGCCCGCGAAGAACCGATGCCGGGTGTCAGTGGGGCGCTGATCGCCAACGCCGCGAAAGCCCACGCCGGATCGACGACCGAGGTGCACTACGTCCCCGACAAGGCCGAATTGCCGCGGGTGCTGGCTGACCTGGTGCGTCCGGGCGACCTGGTGATGACGCTGGGCGCGGGCGATGTCACGCTGGTCGGTCCGCTGCTCGTCGATCAGCTGAAAAAGCGAGTCAGTCGGGGATGA